In one window of Candidatus Kinetoplastibacterium blastocrithidii (ex Strigomonas culicis) DNA:
- the holA gene encoding DNA polymerase III subunit delta, translating into MIKTIDYKNINNYIKNINGSFSPVYIIIGTEQLLINETVDKICSHADKYNFHTCARLVMDSKSDWLSLLSLVSTLNLFDKNRIFNINIGCGNIGKSGSDTMSKIALYINKTENVKDILIIQMQKNNKIINSSWMKILINIATTINIPIIKQDNFPVWIKNRLQEQGQYADTKTIEWMAKNLENNLLGASQEINKLSILFPKGMLRDIEVKSILLENMSKYNLYDLRISILSGNILRSTKILHFFEINDIFPIPLILWSIYEDIRIIGKLIENKYSPQIIEKLNIFGKHKEIIVKFSIKIKEIKSLENILIQVHDLDLISKGIGIEVLRRNNEIWREIHSLATNFAKLYN; encoded by the coding sequence ATGATAAAAACTATAGACTATAAAAATATAAATAATTATATTAAAAATATAAATGGTAGTTTTTCACCTGTTTATATAATAATTGGAACAGAACAATTACTTATAAATGAAACTGTAGATAAGATATGTTCTCATGCAGACAAGTACAATTTTCATACTTGCGCTCGTTTAGTAATGGATTCAAAAAGCGATTGGCTATCATTGCTTAGTTTAGTATCAACCTTAAATTTATTCGATAAAAACAGAATTTTTAATATAAATATTGGTTGCGGCAATATAGGAAAATCAGGATCTGATACTATGAGCAAGATAGCGCTATATATAAATAAAACAGAGAATGTAAAGGATATATTAATTATACAAATGCAAAAAAACAATAAAATTATAAATAGTAGCTGGATGAAAATTTTAATAAATATAGCTACAACCATAAATATACCTATCATAAAACAAGATAATTTTCCTGTATGGATTAAAAATAGACTACAAGAACAAGGTCAATATGCCGATACAAAAACAATAGAATGGATGGCTAAAAACTTAGAAAATAATTTATTAGGAGCTTCTCAAGAAATAAACAAACTAAGCATTTTATTCCCAAAAGGTATGCTTAGAGATATTGAAGTAAAAAGCATTCTATTAGAAAATATGTCTAAATATAATTTGTATGATTTACGCATATCAATATTAAGTGGTAATATTCTAAGATCTACTAAAATATTACATTTTTTTGAAATAAATGATATTTTCCCAATTCCATTAATTCTATGGAGTATATATGAGGATATAAGAATAATAGGTAAATTAATAGAAAATAAATATTCACCACAAATAATAGAGAAATTGAATATTTTTGGGAAACACAAAGAAATAATTGTAAAATTTAGTATAAAAATAAAAGAAATAAAATCATTAGAGAATATCCTTATACAAGTCCATGATTTAGACTTAATAAGTAAGGGAATAGGAATAGAAGTATTAAGACGGAATAATGAGATTTGGAGAGAGATACATAGTCTAGCAACTAACTTTGCCAAATTATATAATTGA